The following nucleotide sequence is from Methylocella sp..
TGACCCCTCATCATTTGACCCTGAGCAGCGACGATTACGCGAGGCTTGGGACGAAATTGCAGATGAACCCGCCGGTGCGCGACGCCCGTCATCGCGAACATATCTGGTGGGGCGTCCGCCAAAGCATCGCCGATATTCTGGGCTCGGACCACGCGCCGCATACGCTGGAGGAGAAGGCAAAACCGTATCCGCAGAGTCCTTCCGGCATGACGGGGGTGCAAACGCTTGTGCCGATCATGCTGGATCATGTCGCCGCCGGGCGGCTCAGCCTCGAGCGCTTCGTTGACATGACGAGCGCCGGTCCCGCGCGGCTATTCGGCATCGCGGGCAAGGGCCGCATCGCGGTCGGCTATGACGCTGATTTCACTGTCGTCGACCTGAAGCGGCGCCTTATCATCGAAGATCGATGGATCGGCTCGCGCTGCGCCTGGACGCCTTACGACGGGAAAGAAGTTTTGGGTTGGCCGGTCGGCGCGATTATCCGCGGCAGACGGGTCATGTGGGAAGGCGAGATCGCAACTCCGTCGCAGGGCGAGGCGGTGCGTTTTGGGCAGGCTCTATAGCGCGATCTTCTTTAGGGCCGGTTTTGGCGCGTTGAGGCGCCCTATAAATTCTTCAAAAATCCCGCAAAGCGCATCAATCCCTCAGGCCAGGGGCCGTGCCCGCTGTCGCTGTTGATTTGGCCGGAAAGGCCGGCGTCAACCAGCTCCGCGCCGAGGGCGCTGGCGAGTCGTTCGCTGTCGGCATAGGGCGCGTGCGGATCGTCGCGGCTGACGATGATGAGGCCCGGAAAAGGCAGCGGCTCGGCTTTCAGATCGGCGAAAGCCGGATCGATCGCCGGAAACGCCGCGAGTATTTCGGGGGACGGCGGCGCGACGAGGAAGGCGCCTTTGACTTTGGCGAGATCGCGCAAATGAGGCGCGGCATGGGCCACGACGATTGCGCCAAGACCATGCGCGACGAGGATTACGGGGCGCTCAGCGAGCTTCACCTCCTCGATGAGGCGGTCGCGCCAAGCCTCCAGCTTAGGCTGGTCCCAGTCCGATTGAATGACGCGGCGCGTCGTCGGAAGCTTGGCGTCCCAGCGCGTCTGCCAATGACCGGGACCCGCCCCGCCAAGCCCCGGAACGATGAGTATGTCGGCGTCGGCTGTCCGCATGGGTCAGGCCGAGGCCGCCGCAAGCGTTTTTGGCTGCGCGAGTTCTGCGACCAGGGCGTCGATGAAGGTCTCGTAGAGCTTTGCCTCGATGGCCTCGAACTCCGGCGCTCTTGCGGCGAAATTCGCGTCATGCGCGTTGAGTTCGCTCTCGACGTCGGACAGATGCTTTTCTTCCTCCATCAGCAGTCCGCTGATCCTGCCCGCCACGGGCGAAGCGCCAAGCGCGGTCTTATAAACGCCATAGACCTGCAAAGCGCGGCGTTCGACGAGCCACGTCACATAACAATAGACGAGCTTCGCCCGCTCGGCGTCGGGACGATCAGCGAAAGCTGCGTCGCAGGCGGCGTCGAGGTTCTGAAAATAGGCCTCGGCCTCGTCGCCGCAGAGCATGTTCTGCGGCGCATAGGTCTCAAATTCCGCGCCGCCGATTTTCAGCGCGAGCTTTTTCAAACCGAGCGCATGGCGGCCTTCCTCGAGCGCATGGGTAAGGATTTCGCTGGTCAGCACTTCGGCGCGCTGGCTTTTCACGATTTTGCGGAATCCGACATATTCGAGATAGGAGAATGTGTTCAGCCACCGCGCGTGGAGGGCATTGTCCGCGACGATTGCGCCGACCGAAGCCTCAAGGCGATTTTGTATAAGCATTGCGGTCTCTCTTGTTTGTCTTTTCGGGCTGGCCTTGGCGTCCGCCTCGGCTGGGGCGTCAAACGCGCCCGAAAACCCGCTCAAAGATGAAATCGACATTTTTTAGATGATAGCCGAGATCGAACAGCGTTTCGAGTTCCGCGCCGCTCAGCGCTTTGCTGACATCTGGATCGGCCCTCAAGAGGGTCAAAAAGTCGCCTTCCCCGCGCCAGACCGGCATGGCGTTGCGCTGGACCAGAGCGTAGGCGTCCTCGCGGCTGAGGCCTTTTTGCGTCAAGGCGAGCAGAACCCGCTGCGAATGGATGAGACCGCCGAGGCGATCGAGGTTTTTTTGCATGTTGGCGGGATAGACGAGCAGCTTGTCGATCACGCCCGTCAGCCGGCTCAAGGCAAAATCCAGCGTGATCGTCGCATCGGGCGCGATCATCCGCTCGACGGATGAATGCGAAATATCGCGTTCATGCCACAGCGCGACGTTCTCCATCGCGGGCAGCGCCATGCCGCGCACGAGACGGGCGAGCCCGGTCACGTTCTCGGTCAAGACCGGATTGCGCTTGTGCGGCATGGCGGAGGAGCCCTTTTGCCCTTCCGAGAAAAATTCCTCCACCTCCAGCACTTCGGTGCGCTGCAAGTGACGAATCTCGATCGCCAGCCGCTCCATCGAGGAGGCGATGACGCCGAGCGTCGCGAAGAACATGGCGTGGCGATCGCGCGGAATGATCTGGGTTGAGGAGGGCTCGACCGCGAGCCCGAGTTTTGCCGCGACATAAGCCTCGACGCGCGGGTCGATGTTGGCGTAGGTGCCAACGGCGCCAGAAATCGCGCAAGTGGCGATTTCCTTGCGGGCGTTGACCATTCGTTCCCGAGCGCGGGAAAATTCGGCGTAGGCTTGAGCGAGCTTTAAGCCAAAAGTCACGGGCTCTGCGTGAATGCCATGCGAGCGGCCGATCGTCGGCGTCAATTTGTGCTCGAAGGCGCGACGCTTCAGTGCGGCCAGAAGCGCGTCAATATCGGCGATGAGAAGGTCTGACGTGCGGGTCAGCTGCACGGCCAGACTGGTGTCGAGCACGTCGGACGACGTCATGCCCTGATGCACGAAGCGCGCGTCCGGCCCAATGAATTCAGCGAGATGGGTCAGAAAGGCGATGACGTCATGCTTGGTGACCTTTTCGATCTCGTCGATCCGCGCGACGTCGAATTGCACATGCCCCGCCTTGGCCCAGATCGCCTCGGCCGAGGATTTTGGGATGACGCCGATCTCAGCCAGGGCGTCGCAGGCGTAAGCCTCGATCTCGAACCAGATCCGAAACCGCGTCTGCGCGTCCCAGACGGCGACCATTTCGGGGCGGGAATAGCGGGGGATCATAGGCTGCGCTCGCAAATTCTTTGGATCGGAGCCCTAACACGCGGCGCGGGCGAAACGCAAAAGCTGGTTACGCCAAGTGTGGGCGATCAATTTGAATTGAGATTTTTGCCCTAACGCGGCGTTGGCTCGACGCCAAGCGGCGCGGGAAGCTCGTCATTTGTCTGCAAGCCGGCGATGACGGTTATTTCCAGGGCATGGGCCTGCCGCGGCTTTGGATGACCGGAATCAAGGGCGCTCGCTTAGCGCGGCGGGGTAAGCTTGGGCTGTTTCGACGCCTGACCGAGCGCTTGGCCGAGTCACCAGGTAAATGCCGAGCGCGACCGGTAGAATGCCCACTAGATCGAGCGCGACCACATGCTCTCCGAGGATCAGCCAAGCAAACAGCATTCCGAGCGGAGGCATCAAAAAGTGAAAAGAACTCGCCGCTGTCGCCCCACAAACCGTTAGCAGGTGGAACCACAACAGGAAGGCCAGTATCGACCCGCACAGCACAAGATAGACGAAAGCGCTCATCAGTCTGGGGCTCGGGACGATGTCATCGACGCTCGACAGCATCATCGCAAAGGGAGCGAGCGCAATTCCCGCGGATAGATTCTGAATGCCGTTTCCGATCCACAAATTGCCCTTGGGGGCGAAGAGCTTGAACAGAATCGTCCCGGCCACGATCGAGGCGAGCGAGGCCAAGGTGAACAGATGCCGTGCACGCTATCAGTCCCGACCCAAATGCGATGGGCGACGATGAGAGCGACGCCGACAATGCCGAGAAAAAGGCCCGCAACCTTCCGCCAGGTGAGGGCCTCGCCGAGGAACATCGACGCCAGTATGGCCGTAAAGACGGGATTGGCGCTAACGATCAGCGCTCCAAGACCTGCGGAGATCGTCTGTAGACCGATATAGCCGAGGCCGAGGTAGAGCGCATTATTTGCGACCCCGAGGATCGCGAACACGCCGATCTCGCGCAGGGATATTGGCCGACCGCCATGCCTTACGATCGAGAGCCCGAGGATCAAAACGCCGGCGAATATAAATCGTGCGGACAGGAAAATCAGCGGCGGACAATCCGTCACGCCGATCTTGCCGGCCACGAAAGCCAAGCTCCAGAGGAGGCAGAAGCTGCCGATATAGATCGGCAACAAATTGGCGCCGCCGGGCGTCTGGACGGACGACGAGAGGGACATGCGATTTCTCCTTTCGCCCAATATGAGTTCGCCTCTTTCAATTTAGAAATTAAATGATAAAATCATAATCAGTTGGAATTCGAATGGATTTGAGCATGCTCGATCTCGAACTTTTGCGAAGCTTCGTATCGGTTGTGGATGCTGGCGGTTTTACCCGCGCCGGCGAGCGCCTCCACCGTACGCAATCGACTGTTAGCCAGCAGATTAAGCGGCTCGAGGATGATGTCGGTCGGCCGCTGTTGAGTCGGATCGGCAAGCAGGTCACGCCGACTGACGACGGCGAACGCCTATTGTCTTATGCGCGGCGGATTCTGTCGCTTGCCGAAGAAGCCCGCGATGTACTGACCCGTCCCGCCCAGGACGGCGCTGTGCGGCTTGGCATTCCGGAGGATTTCGCTGCCTATCGCCTGACCGAACTGCTGGCGAGTTTCGCACGATCGCGACCAGGCCTGCGGCTCGCCTGGCACATGGCTTATTCGAGTTCCAGTTTAGCGGGCGTTCAAGCCGCGATCGCGGCCGGTCTTGGTCTTGGCATCCTCTCCGACATCGCCATCCAGCCAGAGCATCGCGTGCTGACGGCAAAGGATGGCTTCGCGCCGATCGACAAAACAGAGGTGGCGCTAGTGGCTACCCCGGAGGCGAGCCTTGCGACGCTGCGCCTTGCCGATAGTCTCGCGGAATTCTGCAGTTCGGTGCAGGCGGAGGCCGCATAGCTCGCTGTTCCATTCGCGAGTGAGTTCGGGAAAGGGGCACTGGCCATTTTACCCAAAACGCCCGCGCCAGCTTGGCAGAGCGCCCGGAAAGGGCAGCGCTTCAGCCTCAAAGATTGCGCGGGCGATGGCGCGCGCGAGACAATCGGCGGCGCGCATGCCGATTTCGGTCTGATCGCGCAGCGTCGGGATTTTCTGCGCCGCGCCGGTTGCGGCGGAAAAAATCGTATCGCCGTCCATCGCCGCATGAGTGGGGCGCAGCGCGTGCGCCATCCCGTCATGCGCCATGATGGCGAGGCGCTTGGCCTCGGCTTTGGTCAGCGCGGCGTCGGTGGCGACGACCGCGATGGTGGTGTTTTCTGGGTCCACGCCCTTGATGCGGAAGTCTTGCTGATCATGTGGCCACGGCGAGGGCCAGCCAACGCCGCCGAACTCGTCGTCTTGCTCATAGGGCGCGGCCCAGAAATGTGGACCATCGCCGATCGTCGCGCAGCCGACCGCGTTCACCGCGACGAGCGCGCCGACGCGAAAGCCGCTTGAGGTTGTGGCGCTCGCCGAGCCGAGGCCGCCCTTCAGATTGGCGGTGGTCGCGCCGAGGCCAGCGCCGACGTTGCCGAGCGCGAAATCGTGCGTCGCGGCGGCCGCCGCCTGATAGCCAAGATGCCAATAGATCGGCTCGCGGCCGAAATTTTTATCGCCGCCATTCAAAAGGTCGAATAAAACGGCGCCCGGCGCAATCGGGACTTTGATGCTCCCGACGGGAAATCCGCGGCCGCGCTCCCGCAGAAACGCGAGCGCGCCGCCGACCGAGTCGAGCCCGAAAACGGAGCCTCCCGACAGGATGAGCGCATCGACCCGCTCGACAGTCATTCCGGGTTCGAGCAAAGCCGCATCGCGGACGCCCGGCGCTCCGCCATGCACCGCGACCGAGGCGATAGCCGGCTCGTCGAATACGAGGGCCGTGACGCCGGAGGCGAGCTTTGCATCCTGCGCATTGCCGACGCTAAGGCCCGGAATGTCGGTAATGAGATTTTTCAATGCGGCTCCTTCGGGCGGAGACTCACGAAGCGCTGAACCGATTGACGATCTCATGGGCGAGCTTGCCCCCCTCGGCGAGAAAGCGGCCGATGACGATTTGCGCATTGGGCGTACAGACGCGGTAGGATTGCTCGTAATCGTGGAAGCTGCGGTTGAAGGTTCCGGCGAGCCGTTCCTTGCGGTAGGCGGTCTTGGCTTCCGCCTCCAGAAATTGCTGCATTTTTCCGCGCCAGTCGTCCGTGGAGCCGCAGAGGTCGCCAAGATAGGCGAGGGCCCCGAGGATTTCGGCGAGCCTCAGAGCCTGCGGCTCGTAGGGCGGCGGCGGGGGCTCCGAAGCCGGAGCGTCGGGATTGCTCGGCGCGGAATCGGGCGACTCTGTCTTCGCTGCGTCGGTCTTGGCCGGGGCGCTTTTCGCGCCGTTCTTGCCGGTTGAGTTTTTGGCGTTCTTGCCGGGGGAATGGTGATGCGGCCCCGTCTTCGCGAGACGATCATGTTTCGCTGACTCATGCGTAGCCGCAAGCGCGGGGCAAACCGCCGCCGAAAGCGCGGTCCCCAAGGCGGCCCAGCGCAGAATTTTGAGGCGCGCGATCGCCTTCACCATCGGCTCCGCCTGTTGACCAAGCCCGCAAGCCTAAGCGATTCCATGACAAGTTGAAACTGGAGCTCCAAATCTTGCATGATCACGCCAAAATCCCCGACTTCAGCGCGGCGGCCGCCGCAACGACGTCGCCGGTATGGGGCGTACAATGGAGTTCCGCCAGCCGCGACGGCTCGGCCCAGATGATTGCGCCGGCTTCCGGCCCTTCTGCGCCTTCCCCAGCGATCCATTCGCCGACGAAGGAGGCGATTACATAATGGCGCTTGATCCTGCCGGCCTCGTCGCGCTCAATCGATTCCACATGGCGATTGAACTGAATAATCCGCGCTTCGACCTGCACCTCCTCCCGCAACTCGCGCAACGCCGCCTCGCTCAGAGTTTCGCCAACCTCGACGAGGCCGCCCGGCAGCGAGAACGCGCCAACGAACGGCGGCCGGGTGCGCGTCGCGAGCAAAACCTTGCCGGCGCGGAAGACGGCGAGACTTACTGCGAGCAAGGGAGAGGGCGGATAGAGCCGCGCCGGGCTCGATTGACCGTCAAGGGGAATGCCGGTTCCGGTCACGGATAGAGGCGCTCCTTGCGCCAGGCGTCATTTGGCGTCTCGCGTCGAAATGCGATCCTATCGTGCAAACGAAACGCTCCGTCGGACCAGAACTCGAGATAGACCGGCGCAATCCGGTACCCGATCCAGTAGGGCGGCCGGGGAATCTCGCCAAAACCGAATTTCACGGCGTATTTCGCGACCGCCGCCTCGAGGGCGAAGCGGCCTTCGAGCGGCCGGGATTGCTGGCTCGCCCAAGCCCCGATCCGGCTTTGCAAGGCGCGGCTGGCGAAATAGGCGTCAGCCTCGCTGTCGGAGACTGGCTCGACGGGTCCGCGCAACCGGACTTGCCGGCGCAGCGACTTCCAGTGCAGCACTGCGGCGGCTTTCGGATTGGCCTGCAGCTCCTGGCCCTTGGCGCTTTGCGCATTGCTATAGAACACAAAGCCCGACGCATTCGCCTCTTTCAGCAACACCATGCGAACATCGGGCAAGCCGTCGGCGTCCGAGGTGGCGAGCGCCATGGCGTCTGGATCGTTCGGCTCGCTTCTTTTGGCGTCCTCGAGCCAGGATGCGAATAATTCGAAAGGGTCGGCCGCCTCGGTAAAGTCACGCGCCGTTAACTTGTTCAAGGGTACAGCTCCATAAGGGCAACTTTTTCGCGAGCGATAAAACTGTGATAGGAAAGCTCGTGCGCGGCGATCATCCATATAACCCCATCTTCCGATCTTATACAGCCGGCGGCCAGTGTTGCAGCGGGCGCCGGTCTGTGAGCACTTCCGGTTTCGCGGCGGCTCGCGCCCGGATGAGGTGGGTTTTCTTGGCTTGTCTGGTCGGCCCTTTGGGCGGATGCTCGATGTCCATGCCGATCGCCCCTCTGACGAGCTCGAACGACGATGCGACCGACTCCATTCCGAGTTCGTCTCTTGAGCGCCTGCTCGACGCGGAGGATTGGCGCAGGGCCAAGGCCGCTCTCTCGACGGCGCTCGACCCGCAGGGCAATGGCGCTCCCGTCGTCTGGGACAATCCGCAATCCGGCGATAAGGGGTCCTTCACGCCGACCGGCAAAGCCTATCCTTCGGACGGCAAGATCTGCCGGGCCTTCAGCAGCCAGATCAGTCGCAAAAGCGATGAACAATCCATGCAAGGAACCGCCTGTTCGGGTAAGGCAGGCGAATGGACGGTTTTGGAGATCAGCCCCCCACCCAGGGGCTAAATCCCCGATCGACACAGCCTTAGGCGCGGCGATAAAATGCGGCAAGCCTTGCGCTGGACCTGACGATTCACCAAATTCGGGGAGAGACATGGGCGTTGGCGCCGGTCCATGGGCGAGCGCAGGAGTGGGCTCAATCGATGCGTGATCCATATATTATTTTAGGCGTTCCAAAATCCGCCGACGCGGCCGAGATCAAGAAAACTTTTCGAAAACTCGCGAAGAAATTTCATCCTGATCAGAGCAAGGAGCCGAAAGCGAAAGAGAAATTCGCCGAGATCAGTTCGGCCTATGAGATTTTGGGCGACGAAAAAAAGCGGGGCGCTTTCGACCGCGGCGAAATCGACGCCGAGGGAAAGCCGCGTCATCCGGGTTTTGAAGGATTTGCTGCGGGCGGGGCTGGGTCTCGCGCCAATGCCGGAGCAGGTCGCGGCTTCGAGCATTTCGAATTCAACTTTGGCGGGGGGCGCCCCGGCGGCCAGCGCTTTGACGCAAGCGACATTTTCGGCGATCTTTTTGGCGCGCCCGGAGGCCGCAGAGGCGCGCGCGGACCTTCAGCTTCGGCGCCGCCGCCGCGCGGCGAGGATGTCGCTGCGAGCGTGACCGTTGGGCTGGCCGAGGCTGTAAAAGGCGGAACGGCGCGCGTCACCCTGCCGAGCGGACGCACGCTGGACGTCTCCGTGCCTGCCGGAATCGAGGACGGCAAGCAGATTCGCCTGAAACGGCAGGGGCAGCCGGGCATGGCCGGAGGCGAGCCAGGCGACGCCATCATCACGGTGAAGATCGCCAAACATCCCTATTTCCGCGTCGAGGGGCGCGATTTGCGGCTTGATCTGCCGGTTGCATTGTACGAGGCCGTCCTCGGCGCCAAGGTCAATGCGCCAACGCTCGATGGCGCTGTGGAGCTCGCCGTTCCGGCAGGCTCGAACGGCGGCCGCACTTTGCGGTTGCGCGGCAAAGGCCTGCCCAATCCGCAAGGCGGCGCGGGCGATCTTTTGGTGACGCTCCGCATTGTTTTGCCGGACGAGCCCGACGCCGAATTGCAGGAGCTGATGCGCACATGGCAAAGCAAAAAAACCTATAATCCGCGCAGCGACTTGAGTTGAATTCATATTAAGGGACGCGCGTGCGACGCCTGATCGTCGAAGAGCCCTATTCTAAATCGGCTTTGCTGAGCCGGCGTCTGGCTGCGTTCGCCGTCGCTGTCGCTCTCGTCGGCGTGGTCGTGGCGCGCGGCGGGATCGACCCGCCGGCGGCGCTCGCTGTTTTGGTCGGATCGATCGGCCTCGCCGCCGGCGCGATTTTATGCGCTCTGCTGGCCTTCGCGGTGATCTGGCGCACCGGACGCCAGGGCGCTGGGCAAGCCGCCGCCGGCTTGTTTCTAGCGCTCGCGCTCCTTGCCTATCCGGCCTATCTGTCCGCGACGGCGATGCATCTGCCAAGGCTTGCGGATTTGTCGACGGATATCGCCGATCCTCCGGTCTTTTCAGCCTCGCGCGTGGCCCAGGCCGCGCGCGGGGGAACCACCCCGCCGAGCGTGCCGCCCGCGATGCGCAAGAGGCAGGCGCAGGCCTATCCGAAGATCCAGCCGATCCTGCTCGATCTTGATGCCGAGGAGTCTTTCGCCGCAATCCTTAAAGCCGTCTCCGCGAGCGGCTGGCGGCTCGTCGAGTCGACTCCGCCGGGCCAAGGCCGCACTGGTCTTGGGCATGTAGACGCCATTGCGCGCAGCATGATCATGGGCTTTCCGTGCGACATCACGATCCGGATTCGTCCGATCGCGGATCAAACGCGCATCGACATCCGCTCCGCGTCGCGCTTCGGCCCTTATGATTTCCGCGCCAATCAGCGCAATATCGCGACATTCGAAGCAGCGCTTGAGGCCGTAGTCGACAAGAACTGATCGGCCGAGCGAAACAACGCGCCGAGCGTCGCCGGCCCCTCGACCTTGATGAGCCCTCGCGCAGAAAGATCCTCGAGATGGGCGAAGATCGATAGTCCTGCAGCGAACCGCAGGGCTGGGTCGATGCCCTCATAAACGCGGGCGACGATCTTCGCGATTGTCGCGTCGCCATTTCTGACGCTGGACAAGATGGCCTGTTCGCGTTGGCGGCGGTGATGGGCGAGAGCGCGGACAAAACGTTGCGGCTCATTGACCGGGCCGCCATGTCCTGGCCAGTAAATCCGGTCATCCCGCGAACGCAGTTTCTCAAGCGAAGCCATATAGTCGCGCATCGAGCCATCCGGCGGCGCGACGACGGAGGTCGACCAGGCCATGACGTGATCGCCCGAGAACAGCGCATTCTCCTGCGGCAGAGCGAACGCCAGATGGTTTATCGCATGACCGGGAGTTTCGACGCAGGTAAGGGTGAAATTTGCGCCTTCGAACGCCTCGCCCTCGCGAAGAATTGCGTCGGGCGCATGGTCCAAATCATGCGCCGCATCGAGCCGAAATTCGCTCGCCCCGTCGTCCGGAAGCCGGTAAGGCGCGCAGCCGATAATCTTCGCTCCCGTCGCGAGCTTCAGCGCGCGCGCGCCGGGCGAATGATCGCGGTGCGTATGGGTCACGAGGATCGCGGCGACGGTCTCGCCGCGCAAGGCCTCGATCAATGCGGCGATGTGGTCTGGCTTGTCTGGACCTGGATCGATGACCGCGACCCGTCCCGAGCCAACGACATAGGTGCAGGTTCCGGTGAACGTCATCGGTCCGGCGTTGCCGGCTACCATGCGGCGGACAAGAGGCGAGAGCCGGACGAGTTCGCCGGGCGCGCCGTGGAAAGAGCGGTTGAAGGGAATATCCTCGGGTTGTGTTTGAACTTCTTTGTTCATCAACGGATCTTAGGGTTTTTTTCGCTGCGGACCAAAGCCGGCTGGCTGGCCGTGCGCTCAGATCCCAGGATGTCCTCCATAATTGCGATCTTCCCAGTAGCCGCCTTCGCCAAGATCTAGTCTCGTATGCAGCAAAAACTCCTACAAGATTCAACAACGGGAAAAATGTGATTTTTTTTTAGACGGTTTCTGGGGAAGAATGTTCTTGCTGGGGCACTGGGTCTCGGCAATTGAGGAGTAAATCCCATGCGGAAACTTACACTCATCGCGACGACGGCTTGTTTTCTTGGCGCTCAAGCCCTGATGGCGGCGCCGATTCCAAGCGCGAGCGGAACGGTCATGTCCAGCAATGACGGTCTCATCGTCACTGTCGCCCACCATAAGCATAAGAATATGAAAAAGGTTATGAAGAAACAAGGAGGAGGCATGTAGCGATCAGGCCGCGCCGCCCGACGGCCGGCGAAGGCTGGGAGCTATGGCTAATTTGTTTGCGAATGTTGGGTGCGTTGCATGAACGGCGCACCCAATCTTTGTCGCCTGGAAAGCAATTTAACCACTTTCGTGGACACAACGACGAAGGACGCAATCGCCAGAGCGTGGGGCTACCTCGCTGCGAGGCTAATGAAAATTGCGACCCTTCGGCAGAACGCGCATGACATCGCCGCTCGCCTCGGCCGGCGACGCTCTGTAGGACAAGAGGCTGTCGCCAAAGAGGCTTGGTTGCGGATCGCCATCGTTTGGTCGCTTGACCTCATCGGCGCGGGCGAGGATCGAGATCTCCCCTCCTTGGTTCGATAGCAGCGCTAGAAGAGGCGTCAAATCTTCGGCGCGCTCCATCACCACATGGATCACGTCAGCCTCAATCTGCAAACGTCCAGTCACCGCAATGAAACGGGCGCCGATGACGATCGGGCGCAAAGCCTCAAAGGTTTTTGCCCAGATGATGACGTTGGCGGTTCCGGTTTCGTCTTCGATCGTCAGGAAGATAACTCCTCTGGCGGAGCCTGGGCGCTGACGCACGAGAACGAGGCCGGCGACGCTCACGCGGGCGCCGGAGCGTTGCGTCCTGAGTTCTTCGGCGCGCAGGATCTTCTTTTGCGTCAGTATTTTGCGCAGAAAAGCAACCGGATGCGCTTTCAAGGAAAGCGACAAATGACGATAATCCTCCACCACATGCTCGCTTAGCGGCATGGCGGGAAGCCTCGCGTCGGCTTCGATCGCGCGCCAGCTGAGATCTTTCAATAACGGCAGATCGTCTTTGTCGCCGGCGCGGTTGAGGCCGCGCACCGCCCACAGCGCCTCGCGCCGATCGAGCCCCAAGGACCGAAACGCATCGGCGCTCGCCAGAATTTCGAGCGCGCCCGGCGAGAGCTTGGTGCGAAGCCACAGATCGCGAATTGAATCATAGCCCCCTCCGCGCAGGGCGACGAGCCGCGTCATGTCAACCTTGTTCAGCTCGCTGATCTGACGAAATCCGAGCTGGATTTTATGCGTCGAGAGGATTTCGCCTTGCATCGACGCATGGCGCGAATGCAGCGGCAAAGAGTCCGATCCGGCTGCGAGCGTCGAGTCCCAATTGGAGAAATTGACATCGACTTCTTTGATCTCGACGCCATGTTCGCGGGCGTCGCGCACGATTTGCGCCGGCGCGTAAAATCCCATCGGCTGGGCGTTGAGCAGCGCGCAGGCGAAGACGTCAGGATAGCGGCATTTCATCCAGGCGGAAGCATAAACGAGCAAGGCGAAGGAGGCGGCATGGCTCTCGGGAAAGCCATATGTGCCAAAGCCCTCGATCTGTTTGAAACACCGCTCGGCGAATTCGCGCGGATAGTTTTTCGCGACCATGCCCTCCACCATTTTTTCGCGAAATGTGCCGATCGTGCCGGTATGTTTGAATGTCGCCATGGAGCGGCGCAATCGATCGGCCTCAGATGGCGTAAAGCCGGCGGCCACGATGGCGATCCTCATCGCCTGTTCCTGAAACAAAGGCACGCCGAGCGTTTTCTTGAGCACCTCCTTAAGTTCCGGTGATGGATAGATTTCTGGCTCGAGACCCTGCCGCCGGCGCAGATAGGGATGCACCATATCGCCCTGAATGGGGCCCGGCCGGACGATCGCGACTTCGATGACGAGATCGTAGAAATCCTTAGGCTTGAGCCGCGGCAGCATCGACATTTGCGCGCGGCTCTCGATCTGGAACACGCCGATCGTATCCGCGCGCGAAATCATTGCATAGACCGCTGGTTCTTCGGAGGGCAGCGCATCTAATGTCAGAGCCTTACCGTAATGTTCCTTGATCAGGTCAAAACCTTTGCGGAGGCACGTCAACATGCCGAGCGCCAATACGTCAATTTTCAAAATGCCGAGCGCATCGAGATCATCCTTGTTCCATTCGATAGTGGTGCGATCCTCCATTGCGGCATTCATGATTGGGACGACCTCATCGAGCCGCGAACGAGTGATGACGAAGCCGCCGGTATGTTGCGAGAGATGG
It contains:
- a CDS encoding alpha/beta hydrolase gives rise to the protein MRTADADILIVPGLGGAGPGHWQTRWDAKLPTTRRVIQSDWDQPKLEAWRDRLIEEVKLAERPVILVAHGLGAIVVAHAAPHLRDLAKVKGAFLVAPPSPEILAAFPAIDPAFADLKAEPLPFPGLIIVSRDDPHAPYADSERLASALGAELVDAGLSGQINSDSGHGPWPEGLMRFAGFLKNL
- the purB gene encoding adenylosuccinate lyase, with protein sequence MIPRYSRPEMVAVWDAQTRFRIWFEIEAYACDALAEIGVIPKSSAEAIWAKAGHVQFDVARIDEIEKVTKHDVIAFLTHLAEFIGPDARFVHQGMTSSDVLDTSLAVQLTRTSDLLIADIDALLAALKRRAFEHKLTPTIGRSHGIHAEPVTFGLKLAQAYAEFSRARERMVNARKEIATCAISGAVGTYANIDPRVEAYVAAKLGLAVEPSSTQIIPRDRHAMFFATLGVIASSMERLAIEIRHLQRTEVLEVEEFFSEGQKGSSAMPHKRNPVLTENVTGLARLVRGMALPAMENVALWHERDISHSSVERMIAPDATITLDFALSRLTGVIDKLLVYPANMQKNLDRLGGLIHSQRVLLALTQKGLSREDAYALVQRNAMPVWRGEGDFLTLLRADPDVSKALSGAELETLFDLGYHLKNVDFIFERVFGRV
- a CDS encoding LysR family transcriptional regulator, whose protein sequence is MLDLELLRSFVSVVDAGGFTRAGERLHRTQSTVSQQIKRLEDDVGRPLLSRIGKQVTPTDDGERLLSYARRILSLAEEARDVLTRPAQDGAVRLGIPEDFAAYRLTELLASFARSRPGLRLAWHMAYSSSSLAGVQAAIAAGLGLGILSDIAIQPEHRVLTAKDGFAPIDKTEVALVATPEASLATLRLADSLAEFCSSVQAEAA
- a CDS encoding P1 family peptidase codes for the protein MKNLITDIPGLSVGNAQDAKLASGVTALVFDEPAIASVAVHGGAPGVRDAALLEPGMTVERVDALILSGGSVFGLDSVGGALAFLRERGRGFPVGSIKVPIAPGAVLFDLLNGGDKNFGREPIYWHLGYQAAAAATHDFALGNVGAGLGATTANLKGGLGSASATTSSGFRVGALVAVNAVGCATIGDGPHFWAAPYEQDDEFGGVGWPSPWPHDQQDFRIKGVDPENTTIAVVATDAALTKAEAKRLAIMAHDGMAHALRPTHAAMDGDTIFSAATGAAQKIPTLRDQTEIGMRAADCLARAIARAIFEAEALPFPGALPSWRGRFG
- a CDS encoding TIGR02301 family protein, which translates into the protein MVKAIARLKILRWAALGTALSAAVCPALAATHESAKHDRLAKTGPHHHSPGKNAKNSTGKNGAKSAPAKTDAAKTESPDSAPSNPDAPASEPPPPPYEPQALRLAEILGALAYLGDLCGSTDDWRGKMQQFLEAEAKTAYRKERLAGTFNRSFHDYEQSYRVCTPNAQIVIGRFLAEGGKLAHEIVNRFSAS
- a CDS encoding NUDIX domain-containing protein, producing MTGTGIPLDGQSSPARLYPPSPLLAVSLAVFRAGKVLLATRTRPPFVGAFSLPGGLVEVGETLSEAALRELREEVQVEARIIQFNRHVESIERDEAGRIKRHYVIASFVGEWIAGEGAEGPEAGAIIWAEPSRLAELHCTPHTGDVVAAAAALKSGILA
- the pdxH gene encoding pyridoxamine 5'-phosphate oxidase → MNKLTARDFTEAADPFELFASWLEDAKRSEPNDPDAMALATSDADGLPDVRMVLLKEANASGFVFYSNAQSAKGQELQANPKAAAVLHWKSLRRQVRLRGPVEPVSDSEADAYFASRALQSRIGAWASQQSRPLEGRFALEAAVAKYAVKFGFGEIPRPPYWIGYRIAPVYLEFWSDGAFRLHDRIAFRRETPNDAWRKERLYP
- a CDS encoding RT0821/Lpp0805 family surface protein; translation: MSMPIAPLTSSNDDATDSIPSSSLERLLDAEDWRRAKAALSTALDPQGNGAPVVWDNPQSGDKGSFTPTGKAYPSDGKICRAFSSQISRKSDEQSMQGTACSGKAGEWTVLEISPPPRG